From Columba livia isolate bColLiv1 breed racing homer chromosome 7, bColLiv1.pat.W.v2, whole genome shotgun sequence, one genomic window encodes:
- the LOC135579935 gene encoding ubiquitin carboxyl-terminal hydrolase 36-like, producing the protein MAGTAKPRELLKARRDAGEAGALGRLLSTSATKVLLHKIEFQPASHGFSGQPELLRAKYLLLNPRTEPAEHPRGAEEGQPGKQGSDRTPGRLGDGVPAPQKGLFPAGRLAMQWQRVQRIGAGLLNLGNTCFLNATLQCLTYTPPLANYLLSREHSRTCHQSGFCMMCVMQNHVTQAFANSGSVIKPVSLVRDLKKIALHIRLGRQEDAHEFLRFTIDAMQKACLPDCTELDRQTQATTLIHQIFGGSLRSRVKCSMCKAVSDTFDPCLDLPVEITQAANVEQALELFVKPDLLGGENAYLCDKCKKKVSATKRFTIHRAPKVLTLALKRFADFTGGKITKDVGYPELLNIRPYMSQTSGDPVMYGLYAVLVHSGYSSHAGHYYCYVKASDGQWYQMNDNVVRPSNIKVVLNQQAYVLFYLRIPSPGKSSEGPVSKTASILPGRVKLPSGSPSPKLALKAKRAAAAFPGDAAQRPKKPRSSQPPPAPRAAPGLCGPSHTSGAKAQVPRKRCWEPGPLPASPGLPEPIPGQEPWSSGENTGTPARDPRSRASASLVLAKLKAFLSARAAPQPSSTMSPPPAKKLALSDT; encoded by the exons ATGGCGGGCACGGCGAAGCCGAGGGAACTGCTGAAAGCGCGGCGGGACGCGGGCGAGGCCGGGGCGCTGGGCCGGCTGCTGAGCACCTCGGCCACgaaggtgctgctgcacaagATCGAGTTCCAGCCCGCCAGCCACGGCTTCTCCGgccagccggagctgctgcgggCCAAGTACCTGCTGCTCAACCCCCGCACCGAGCCCGCCGAGCACCCCCGCGGCGCTGAGGAGGGACAGCCGGGCAAgcagg GCAGCGACCGGACCCCGGGGCGCCTCGGGGACGGCGTCCCTGCGCCCCAGAAGGGGCTGTTCCCTGCAGGGCGCCTCGCCATGCAGTGGCAGCGTGTCCAGCGCATCGGCGCCGGGCTGCTCAACCTGGGAAACACCTGTTTCCTCAACGCCACCCTGCAGTGCCTCACGTACACGCCACCGCTCGCCAACTACCTGCTGTCCAGGGAGCACAGCCGCACCT GTCACCAAAGCGGCTTCTGCATGATGTGCGTCATGCAGAACCACGTCACGCAGGCGTTCGCGAACAGCGGCAGCGTGATAAAGCCAGTGTCCCTTGTCCGAGACCTCAAGA agatCGCCCTGCACATCCGCTTGGGCAGGCAAGAGGACGCACACGAGTTCCTCCGTTTCACCATCGATGCCATGCAGAAGGCCTGCCTGCCCGACTGCACCGA GTTGGATCGCCAGACCCAAGCCACCACCCTGATCCACCAGATCTTTGGCGGTTCCCTGCGGTCCCGTG TGAAGTGCTCGATGTGCAAAGCAGTCTCGGACACCTTTGACCCCTGTCTGGACCTGCCGGTGGAGATCACG CAAGCCGCAAACGTAGAGCAGGCACTGGAGCTGTTTGTGAAGCCAGACCTGCTGGGCGGAGAGAACGCCTACCTGTGTGACAA atgcaagaagaaagtgtcGGCAACCAAACGCTTCACCATCCACCGAGCGCCCAAGGTTCTCACGCTTGCTCTGAAGCGTTTTGCCGACTTCACCGGAGGCAAGATCACAAAG gacgTGGGCTACCCTGAGCTCCTGAACATCCGCCCGTACATGTCCCAGACCAGCGGGGATCCGGTCATGTACGGGCTCTACgcggtgctggtgcactcgGGGTACAGCAGCCACGCAGGACACTACTACTGCTACGTGAAG gCCAGCGACGGGCAGTGGTACCAAATGAATGACAACGTGGTCCGCCCCAGTAACATCAAGGTGGTCCTTAACCAGCAGGCGTATGTGCTGTTCTACCTCAG gatccccagccccgggaagagctcagagggtcCCGTTTCCAAAACTGCCTCCATCCTGCCTGGCCGTGTCAAGCTGCCTTCTGGGTCACCATCACCCAAGCTGGCCCTGAAAGCCAAACGCGCGGCTGCAGCATTTCCCGGTGACGCAGCCCAGAGGCCCAAGAAGCCGCGTTCCTCACAGCCGCCACCCGCgcccagagcagctccaggaCTTTGTGGCCCCAGTCACACCAGTGGGGCCAAAGCGCAGGTTCCCCGGAAGCGCTGCTGGGAGCCCGGGCCCCTGCCCGCCTCCCCCGGGCTGCCGGAGCCCATCCCTGGCCAGGAGCCGTGGAGCAGCGGGGAGAACACCGGGACACCGGCAAGGGACCCTCGCAGCAGGGCTTctgccagcctggtgctggcaaagctgaaagccttcttgtcagccagggctgctccgcagcccagcagcaccatgtcaccaccaccGGCCAAGAAGCTGGCGCTTTCCGACACATAG
- the LOC135579977 gene encoding olfactory receptor 14I1-like yields the protein MSNSSSITQFLLLPFTDTRELQLLHFWLFLGIYLAALLGNSLIITTIACDQHLHTPMYFFLLNLSLLDLGSISTIVPKSMANSLWDTRTISYRGCATQLFFFLSLISVEYSLLTIMAYDRYVAICKPLHYGTLLGSRACVHMAAAAWASGFLNTFLHTVNTFSLPLCKGNAVDQFFCEIPHILKLSCSHSYLREVWLLVVSSCLVFGCFVFIVVSYVQIFRAVLRIPSEQGRHKAFSTCLPHLAVVSLFVSTGIFAHLKPPSIFSPNLDRVVSVLYSVVPPAVNPLIYSMRNKEIKDSLRKLFDQGLLQYQ from the coding sequence atgtccaacagcagctccatcacccagttcctcctcttgccattcacagacacacgggagctgcagctcttgcacttctggctcttcctgggcatctacctggctgccctcctgggcaacagcctcatcatcaccaccatagcctgtgaccagcacctccacacccccatgtacttcttcctgctcaacctctccctccttgacctgggctccatctccaccattgtccccaaatccatggccaattccctttGGGACACCAGGACTATCTCCTATCGAGGATGTGctacacagctctttttttttctctccttgatcTCTGTTGAGTATtcccttctcaccatcatggcctatgaccgctacgttgccatctgcaaacccctgcactacgggaccctcctgggcagcagagcttgtgtgcacatggcagcagctgcctgggccagtggCTTTCTCAACACTTTTCTACACACGGTCaacacattttcactgccactctgcaagggcaatgctgtggaccagttcttctgcgAAATTCCTCatatcctcaagctctcctgctcacactcctacctcagggaagtgTGGCTACTTGTTGTTAGCTCCTGTTTAGtctttgggtgttttgtgttcattgtggtgtcctatgtgcagatcttcagggccgtgctgaggatcccctctgagcagggacggcacaaagccttttccacgtgcctccctcacctggccgtggtctccctgtttgtcagcactggtaTTTTTGCTCACCTGAAGCCCCCTTCCATCTTCTCCCCAAACCTAGATCGGGTGGTGTccgttctgtactcggtggtgcctccagcagtgaaccccctcatttACAGTATGAGGAACAAAGAGATCAAGGATTCCCTGAGGAAATTATTTGACCAAGGACTACTGCAGTATCAATAA